A part of Lacinutrix sp. 5H-3-7-4 genomic DNA contains:
- a CDS encoding SDR family oxidoreductase, producing the protein MVKNNKNKTAIVTGAASGIGLEFTHLLAKDNYNLVLVDVDYTKLNAVKIKIEKEYNINTQIIVSDLSKVDSAKHVYSQINSKTIDVLINNAGFGVFGSFSNTSWSKEANMLHLHVITVTQLTKLVLQNMEAQNSGKILNVSSLAAFMPGPMMALYYASKSYLLSFSEAIANELKHTGITVTALCPGQTNTGFQDVVSSASTENKINFNIACPNAVAVYGYKAMHKGRVVAIPGMFNKFLATLPRFLTRNRVRTIVRNVQDKNRNSKNNKVKSKTIKKAS; encoded by the coding sequence ATGGTAAAGAATAATAAAAATAAAACAGCAATAGTTACAGGTGCCGCATCTGGTATAGGTTTAGAGTTTACACACTTATTAGCTAAAGACAATTATAATTTGGTTTTAGTAGATGTAGATTATACAAAATTAAATGCGGTTAAAATTAAAATTGAAAAAGAGTACAATATTAATACTCAAATTATAGTATCAGACCTAAGTAAGGTAGATAGCGCTAAACATGTATATAGCCAGATAAATAGCAAAACAATAGATGTTTTAATAAATAATGCAGGTTTTGGTGTTTTTGGGTCTTTTTCAAATACCTCATGGAGTAAAGAAGCAAATATGTTGCATTTACATGTAATAACAGTAACGCAATTAACAAAGCTTGTGTTGCAAAATATGGAAGCACAAAATTCAGGAAAAATTTTAAATGTTTCCTCATTAGCAGCATTTATGCCTGGACCAATGATGGCTTTATATTATGCCTCAAAATCATATTTGTTATCCTTTTCAGAAGCTATTGCAAACGAGCTTAAGCACACAGGTATAACTGTAACCGCTTTATGCCCAGGACAAACAAATACGGGATTTCAGGATGTGGTTTCTAGCGCCTCAACTGAAAATAAAATAAACTTTAATATAGCATGCCCTAACGCAGTTGCCGTTTATGGTTATAAAGCAATGCATAAAGGAAGAGTAGTGGCTATTCCAGGTATGTTTAATAAGTTTTTAGCTACTTTGCCAAGATTTTTAACTAGAAATAGAGTACGTACTATTGTAAGAAATGTTCAAGATAAAAACCGTAATTCTAAAAATAATAAGGTTAAATCTAAAACTATAAAAAAAGCATCTTAA
- a CDS encoding NAD(P)-dependent oxidoreductase: MKFAVIKERKNPPDRRVVFSPQDLKTLKSNFPEAEIVIESSNIRVFNDSEYKNLGFTVSENVADANVMFGVKEVPIEALIPNKKYFFFSHTIKKQPYNRKLLKAILNKKIELYDHETIVRENGARLIGFGRYAGLVGAYNGFRALGMRDGLFNLPKVETLKDLEAVKAELNKITIPNIKILLTGTGKVAHGAKEILDHLNIKEVSDALYLTSEFTEPVYCMADVMEYAKRKDGKVGDKFEFYKDASGYKSNFMPYAKVTDFFIAGHFYGDGAPYLFTREDAKHPEFKINLVADISCDIDGPVASTIRPSTIADPFYGYDPKTEKEVAFNAKNAITVMAVDNLPCELPKDASEGFGDMFLQHVIPAFFNNDKNGILSRARMTNSKGELTQRFAYLQDYVDGKE, encoded by the coding sequence ATGAAATTTGCAGTAATAAAAGAACGTAAAAACCCGCCAGATCGTCGTGTCGTATTTTCACCTCAAGATTTAAAAACCTTAAAAAGTAATTTTCCCGAGGCAGAAATTGTTATCGAGTCATCAAATATTAGAGTTTTTAACGATTCAGAATATAAAAATTTAGGTTTTACAGTTTCAGAAAATGTTGCAGATGCTAATGTAATGTTTGGAGTAAAAGAAGTGCCAATAGAAGCACTAATACCAAACAAAAAATATTTTTTCTTCAGCCATACCATTAAAAAACAACCATACAATCGTAAACTTTTAAAAGCTATTTTAAATAAAAAAATAGAACTTTACGACCATGAAACAATTGTGCGAGAAAACGGAGCACGATTAATAGGTTTTGGCCGCTATGCAGGATTAGTTGGCGCTTACAACGGTTTTAGAGCCTTAGGGATGCGTGACGGCTTATTTAACTTACCAAAAGTAGAAACCTTAAAAGATTTAGAAGCAGTAAAAGCAGAATTAAATAAAATAACAATTCCTAATATTAAAATATTACTTACAGGAACAGGAAAAGTAGCACACGGTGCTAAAGAAATTTTAGACCATTTAAATATAAAAGAAGTTAGTGACGCCTTATACTTAACAAGTGAATTTACAGAACCTGTGTATTGCATGGCAGACGTTATGGAATATGCAAAACGTAAAGACGGTAAGGTAGGTGATAAATTTGAGTTTTATAAAGATGCATCAGGTTATAAAAGTAATTTTATGCCATATGCCAAAGTTACAGATTTTTTTATTGCAGGACATTTTTATGGTGATGGTGCACCATACCTATTTACAAGAGAAGATGCTAAACACCCAGAATTTAAAATAAATCTTGTAGCAGATATATCTTGCGATATAGATGGACCAGTAGCCTCTACAATACGTCCATCTACAATAGCAGATCCGTTTTATGGTTACGATCCTAAAACCGAAAAAGAAGTAGCATTTAATGCTAAAAATGCCATTACAGTAATGGCAGTAGATAATTTACCTTGCGAACTACCAAAAGATGCCAGCGAAGGTTTTGGAGATATGTTTTTGCAACACGTTATTCCAGCTTTTTTTAATAACGATAAAAATGGTATTTTAAGTCGCGCCCGTATGACTAATAGTAAAGGTGAACTAACACAACGCTTTGCTTATTTGCAAGATTATGTAGATGGTAAAGAATAA
- a CDS encoding DUF2945 domain-containing protein, producing MIKTGTQVKWDWANGTARGKVEQSYTKAVTKTIKGIEVTRKGEPNNKALYIKQDDGDFVLKSESEVSRVN from the coding sequence ATGATTAAAACAGGAACTCAAGTAAAATGGGATTGGGCAAACGGTACCGCAAGAGGTAAAGTAGAACAAAGCTATACAAAAGCAGTAACAAAAACCATAAAAGGAATAGAAGTTACAAGAAAAGGAGAACCAAACAATAAAGCATTGTACATAAAACAAGACGACGGAGACTTTGTATTAAAGTCAGAAAGCGAAGTATCCAGAGTCAATTAA